In Glandiceps talaboti chromosome 14, keGlaTala1.1, whole genome shotgun sequence, a single genomic region encodes these proteins:
- the LOC144445332 gene encoding uncharacterized protein LOC144445332 has protein sequence MKRSTTLQLQESNANMAADDDVSTGNKGDVTLVLVMEKLEYISQEISSLKHGQTTLTTSMDFINEKFENLLYRISELEETNKNLEKTNTELRNRITTLEIDANQQNQYSRRNNLEISGIPERENENTDDITLSVLRNINPGISIDDIDVTHRIGKVQSPTLPHTARHRPIIVAFTNRRSRNAIYDQRRKIKDISTENLGYSTKNNIYINENLCPAARQLQGKVNNARKKSGYRYLWTHNGRIYIKRDQQARSITISNEADIAKYCT, from the coding sequence ATGAAAAGATCTACAACCCTACAACTCCAAGAAAGTAATGCTAACATGGCGGCTGACGATGACGTGTCAACAGGTAACAAAGGTGACGTTACATTGGTATTAGTAATGGAAAAACTGGAATACATCAGTCAAGAGATCTCTAGTCTGAAACATGGCCAAACAACCTTGACGACGTCAATGGATTTCATTAACGAAAAGTTCGAGAATCTGCTTTATCGCATTTCTGAACTTGAGGAAACGAACAAAAATCTCGAAAAAACAAATACCGAGTTACGTAATCGTATCACTACCTTGGAAATAGATGCAAATCAACAAAACCAGTATTCGCGCCGAAATAACTTGGAAATTAGTGGAATACCTGAGCGCgaaaatgaaaatacagatGACATAACATTATCTGTTTTACGAAACATCAATCCTGGAATCAGTATAGATGACATCGATGTTACGCATCGCATCGGCAAAGTCCAAAGCCCTACTCTACCTCACACTGCTCGACACAGACCGATAATTGTAGCATTCACCAACCGAAGAAGTCGGAACGCTATCTATGACCAGCGCCGCAAGATAAAAGACATATCGACGGAAAATCTTGGCTACTCTACAAAGAACAATATCTATATAAATGAGAATTTATGTCCTGCTGCAAGACAACTTCAAGGTAAAGTCAACAATGCAAGGAAGAAGTCGGGATATCGATATCTGTGGACTCACAATGGCCGAATTTACATCAAGAGAGACCAGCAAGCTCGATCTATTACAATCTCAAATGAAGCTGATATTGCTAAGTATTGTACTTAA
- the LOC144445331 gene encoding monocarboxylate transporter 12-like, whose translation MGSGFGIFIIPPILHLLIEKYGWRGAFLVLSALNANICVFSILFKEPKTDVLMPSSRGLHGDKLANEENPSTTSNKITDTVTPVFHHQESYDCQSNGTKSANSGRNTDLPENETQSHGKKGGQLTRFRIKKLLTMFDLNLFRESGLFVLLFVSCFFQGLGHYMAVIYLLPRAESREFASSSDNTFLVSIMGIFSIIGRGVHGFILECKYITGWIYDATQNYDHVYYLAGISLCVGGFIILLMPCLKKVENRRRTAMGRGANRDECHENAAFDDKDENVNKPPHRSPRVAWSSDSNI comes from the exons ATGGGATCAGGTTTTGGTATCTTCATTATTCCTCCAATACTTCATCTACTTATAGAAAAGTATGGTTGGCGAGGTGCGTTCCTCGTTTTGTCAGCTCTCAATGCGAATATATGTGTCTTTTCAATCCTATTCAAGGAACCGAAGACTGATGTACTTATGCCGTCCTCCCGGGGGTTACATGGGGATAAACTTGCTAATGAAGAGAACCCGTCAACCACAAGCAATAAAATCACTGACACGGTGACTCCAGTCTTTCACCACCAAGAAAGCTACGATTGTCAAAGCAACGGTACGAAATCTGCGAATAGCGGCCGTAATACAGACCTACCTGAAAACGAAACTCAAAGTCATGGAAAGAAAGGTGGCCAACTTACCAGATTCCGAATTAAGAAACTGTTGACAATGTTTGACCTCAATCTATTCAGAGAAAGtggtctgtttgttttattgttcGTCTCTTGCTTCTTCCAGGGATTAGGTCACTATATGGCGGTGATTTATTTACTTCCTAGAGCAGAATCTCGAGAGTTTGCCAGCTCCAGCGACAATACTTTCCTTGTGTCCATTATGGGAATTTTCAGCATCATCGGAAGAGGGGTTCATGGATTCATATTGGAATGTAAATATATCACAG GTTGGATTTATGACGCGACACAAAATTACGACCATGTTTACTACTTGGCTGGTATTTCTCTCTGTGTTGGTGGTTTTATAATTCTACTTATGCCGTGTTTGAAGAAGGTTGAAAACAGGCGTCGAACAGCAATGGGAAGAGGTGCCAACAGAGATGAATGCCATGAGAATGCAGCATTTGACGATAAAGATGAGAACGTCAACAAGCCTCCTCATCGTTCTCCTCGTGTAGCATGGAGTTCTGATTCTAATATCTAA